One Peribacillus simplex NBRC 15720 = DSM 1321 genomic region harbors:
- a CDS encoding SDR family NAD(P)-dependent oxidoreductase, translating into MDLKLSGKKALIVGGSRGIGKAIARQLALEGVDCTICSRNESSLKNAADELAKETNRSIYPIVADTNDPDSILNLVEKSAAEMGSIDILINSGARVGGHEPEEFNSIKDELILKDFEEKYLGYFRCIRAVAPYMIQNNWGRIINISGLAARIGGNYFSSGPRNASVVHMTKSASLELGKHEITVNAVYPGIVDTETFRGRVTNEEAIRQAASMNALGRLITPEEIAYAVTFLASPLAASITGDVISVTGGIGNTVYY; encoded by the coding sequence ATGGACTTAAAATTATCTGGAAAAAAAGCACTTATCGTTGGAGGAAGCAGGGGGATTGGCAAAGCTATTGCCCGTCAGTTGGCTTTGGAAGGTGTAGATTGTACGATTTGTTCAAGAAACGAATCTTCACTAAAGAATGCAGCAGACGAATTGGCCAAAGAAACCAACAGAAGTATTTATCCAATCGTGGCAGATACTAATGATCCTGACTCTATCCTAAATTTAGTTGAAAAATCAGCAGCAGAAATGGGAAGCATTGATATTTTAATCAACAGTGGAGCCCGTGTTGGTGGCCATGAACCAGAGGAATTTAACAGCATTAAAGATGAACTTATCTTGAAAGATTTTGAAGAAAAGTATTTGGGCTATTTTCGTTGTATCCGGGCTGTTGCTCCTTATATGATCCAAAATAATTGGGGACGTATTATCAATATAAGTGGTCTGGCAGCTAGAATTGGCGGCAATTATTTTAGTTCCGGACCTCGTAATGCATCTGTTGTCCATATGACAAAATCCGCATCATTAGAATTAGGAAAGCACGAAATTACTGTCAATGCTGTTTATCCAGGGATTGTCGATACGGAAACGTTTAGAGGCCGTGTCACTAATGAGGAAGCTATACGCCAGGCAGCATCAATGAATGCCCTTGGCCGCTTGATTACACCAGAGGAAATTGCTTATGCCGTTACCTTCCTTGCCTCACCTTTGGCGGCATCGATAACTGGCGATGTCATTTCGGTAACCGGTGGAATTGGAAATACCGTTTATTACTAA
- a CDS encoding alpha/beta hydrolase, translating into MANLDPLAEKYLQAFNQLPSIHTMDHKSVREMLSKAPRPAVKLEPLSKVEDFMIPVSQDETIKCRVYIPEGQGPFPLFIYYHGGGWVLGDIDSTDASCRMIANRTESIVVSVNYRLSPEYKFPTPVEDAYSALQWVFEKGTSFNGDVSRLVVGGDSVGGNLATVVTMMARNKKGPNITAQVLIYPATNLEFNTESHRTFAKGFGLDREQLIWFRNHYLRNIEDRCNEYASPLVAQDLSDLPPAIVITAENDVLRDEGMAYAERLKDFGVQVEYECEPGMVHGFFVQMAIFSKNIELTVSRIEKFLSSLKYTIGID; encoded by the coding sequence TTGGCAAATTTAGATCCGCTAGCAGAAAAATATTTACAAGCATTTAATCAGCTGCCATCTATTCATACGATGGATCATAAGTCAGTAAGAGAGATGCTTTCTAAAGCTCCACGTCCTGCTGTAAAACTAGAACCGCTTTCAAAAGTTGAGGATTTCATGATTCCGGTAAGCCAGGATGAAACAATCAAATGCAGGGTATATATACCGGAGGGGCAAGGTCCTTTCCCTCTATTTATTTACTACCATGGTGGAGGATGGGTTCTAGGAGACATTGATTCAACGGATGCTAGCTGCCGAATGATAGCGAATCGAACGGAAAGTATCGTTGTATCCGTAAACTATCGTCTTTCTCCAGAGTATAAGTTTCCGACTCCAGTAGAAGACGCCTATTCCGCATTGCAATGGGTTTTTGAAAAAGGGACTTCATTTAACGGAGATGTTTCTCGATTGGTAGTTGGAGGGGATAGCGTAGGTGGAAATCTAGCGACTGTAGTTACGATGATGGCGAGAAACAAAAAAGGTCCAAACATCACTGCACAGGTCTTAATCTATCCTGCGACAAATCTTGAGTTCAATACGGAATCCCATCGAACCTTTGCAAAAGGATTTGGTCTTGATCGAGAACAGTTGATTTGGTTCCGTAATCATTATTTAAGGAATATTGAGGACAGGTGTAATGAGTATGCTTCCCCCTTGGTAGCTCAAGATTTAAGTGATCTCCCGCCAGCAATTGTTATTACAGCGGAAAATGATGTGCTTCGGGATGAAGGAATGGCCTATGCTGAACGTCTGAAAGATTTTGGTGTACAAGTTGAATATGAATGTGAACCCGGGATGGTCCACGGATTTTTTGTACAAATGGCCATTTTCTCAAAGAACATAGAATTGACTGTTTCTAGGATCGAGAAGTTCTTGAGTTCCTTGAAATATACAATAGGGATAGATTGA
- a CDS encoding TauD/TfdA family dioxygenase: MSVILKEKIQGRSAWKGIELAKDDSWIYYLSEKTLAALEKAVLHVQQKRLRAPNFNKEDFPIPDLADEIAYFVDELENGRGFLLIRGLPMDQYTDDEASIIYWGLGLHLGLPIIQEKKGDLLGHIKNMGKDFNDNTTVRGYQTNVRLDYHTDLADVVGLLCLRKAKSGGLSSIASAMSIYNEILDNHPEYLEILYRPFAHDLRGEEAPGQSPVVPSPVFSYYDGKLSCRYIRQYVESAQTKTGISLSKEEIEAFNFIDSLTADKNFHIDMMMEPGDMQFVNNYTVFHSRTLFVDYEEEDRKRHLLRLWLMMPNGRKIAPGFEFYIGGAPVIR, translated from the coding sequence ATGTCAGTTATTTTAAAGGAAAAAATTCAAGGGCGTTCAGCGTGGAAAGGTATCGAACTAGCAAAAGATGATTCATGGATTTATTATTTGTCAGAGAAAACCCTCGCAGCTCTTGAAAAGGCTGTATTACATGTTCAGCAAAAACGGTTAAGGGCTCCCAATTTTAACAAGGAGGATTTCCCGATTCCTGATCTCGCTGATGAAATTGCTTATTTTGTAGACGAGCTGGAGAATGGGAGAGGATTTCTATTGATTCGTGGATTACCAATGGATCAATATACCGACGATGAAGCTAGTATCATTTACTGGGGTCTTGGACTTCACTTAGGCCTACCGATCATTCAAGAAAAAAAGGGTGACCTCTTAGGGCATATCAAAAATATGGGTAAAGACTTTAATGATAATACAACAGTAAGAGGTTACCAAACGAATGTACGTCTTGACTATCACACAGATCTCGCTGATGTTGTCGGATTACTATGTCTTCGTAAAGCGAAATCTGGCGGTTTAAGCAGTATCGCTAGTGCGATGTCTATCTATAATGAAATTCTGGATAATCACCCAGAGTACCTTGAAATTCTCTATCGTCCATTTGCCCATGATCTTCGTGGGGAAGAAGCACCAGGTCAATCTCCTGTAGTTCCATCACCGGTCTTTAGCTATTACGATGGTAAATTAAGCTGCAGATATATACGTCAATATGTCGAATCAGCACAAACGAAAACAGGTATCTCTTTGTCGAAAGAGGAAATCGAAGCATTTAATTTTATAGATTCCCTTACTGCTGATAAAAACTTTCATATTGATATGATGATGGAACCGGGTGATATGCAATTCGTTAATAATTATACCGTTTTTCATTCACGTACACTATTTGTAGATTATGAAGAAGAAGACCGCAAACGTCATTTATTAAGATTGTGGCTCATGATGCCAAATGGCCGAAAAATTGCTCCAGGTTTCGAGTTTTATATAGGGGGAGCACCTGTAATTAGATAA
- a CDS encoding MFS transporter, with translation MTSTPKYSWIILLFLVLSGMINQVDKIIIGLVSVPLMKELHLSPSQWGVVGSSFFWFFTFSSIILGGMADSKNTKKMLTWMSLIWLIVQFFTPFVNSLSMLLLTRMILGAGEGPAPALSTAIMGKWFPKHRHGIGFGAVLLGTTGGSAIASPLLISLIDHYGWRSAFIAMGILGLIVLVLWMIFGKESPQEIGCPSIQQKEQQSSSLSKVSWSQFLPHLLSKNFILIVLCGGGAYWLLSVQAVWLPAYFTKIQHFNGQTLKLAVSLPFLFAAFFQLGFAILSDRLYRKTRDIRKARINLAGITMMLSALCLYLANAANSTAISILFFTLAPGFAYVILSLAPAILMEFFSPKNIGKAQGTFIALASTTSIIAPLVFGYLIQNAATEAIGYGYAFQASSLGMLIVGLLFWIGVRPAKESYTIIEKDEQVSINVD, from the coding sequence ATGACAAGCACTCCAAAATATTCTTGGATTATCTTATTATTTCTAGTTCTTAGCGGGATGATCAACCAAGTGGATAAAATAATTATTGGTTTGGTTTCCGTTCCTTTAATGAAAGAGTTACATTTAAGTCCATCTCAATGGGGAGTTGTAGGAAGTTCTTTCTTTTGGTTCTTTACTTTCTCCTCTATTATTCTTGGCGGCATGGCCGATTCAAAAAACACGAAAAAAATGTTAACTTGGATGTCGTTGATTTGGTTGATAGTTCAATTTTTCACCCCTTTCGTTAACAGTTTGTCTATGCTTTTGTTAACCAGAATGATTTTGGGAGCTGGTGAAGGTCCTGCCCCAGCTCTATCCACGGCAATCATGGGAAAATGGTTCCCGAAACATAGGCACGGCATCGGCTTTGGTGCGGTTCTGTTAGGAACGACAGGGGGATCTGCGATCGCTTCACCATTATTGATCTCCTTGATTGATCATTATGGATGGAGATCTGCATTTATAGCGATGGGTATTCTGGGACTGATTGTGCTGGTTTTATGGATGATTTTCGGAAAAGAAAGTCCTCAAGAAATCGGCTGCCCGTCGATACAGCAAAAGGAGCAGCAATCATCCAGCCTCTCTAAAGTTTCTTGGAGTCAGTTTCTTCCGCATCTATTATCTAAAAATTTTATTCTGATCGTTTTGTGCGGGGGGGGTGCCTATTGGTTATTGTCCGTACAAGCGGTATGGCTTCCAGCCTATTTTACCAAAATTCAACATTTTAATGGTCAAACATTAAAATTAGCCGTGTCTTTACCTTTTCTTTTTGCAGCCTTTTTCCAATTAGGATTTGCCATTCTATCAGATCGGCTCTATCGTAAAACAAGAGATATTCGTAAAGCACGAATAAATCTTGCCGGTATAACGATGATGTTATCAGCTCTATGCTTATACCTAGCAAATGCCGCGAATTCCACGGCGATATCCATATTGTTCTTCACCCTTGCTCCGGGTTTTGCGTATGTCATTCTTTCACTCGCACCTGCAATATTGATGGAGTTTTTTTCTCCCAAGAATATTGGAAAGGCACAAGGGACGTTCATTGCACTTGCAAGTACTACAAGTATTATTGCTCCACTCGTATTTGGCTATCTTATTCAAAATGCAGCGACTGAAGCTATCGGATACGGATACGCATTTCAAGCCTCTTCTTTAGGGATGCTCATAGTCGGATTATTGTTTTGGATCGGTGTACGTCCCGCAAAGGAAAGCTACACAATAATTGAAAAAGATGAGCAAGTGAGTATAAACGTAGATTGA
- a CDS encoding TauD/TfdA family dioxygenase, which yields MSTILKKKVKGQVAWKGTDLAKDDSWVYYLSEKTIASLENALVHVKQKGLKAPDFNKEDFPIPDIYEEIVYFVEELENGRGFLLIRGLPIDRYTDEEASIIYWGLGLHMGIPVSQNANGDLLGHVKDQGFSLENSNVRGYQTKLHLPFHADGSDVVGLLSLRKGKSGGHSSIISSMTVYNEILEKNPEYLGVLCRPFSFDRRGEEAPGEPPVFTSSIFNYYEGKLSCRYVRLFIESAQAKTGIQLSKVEIEALDLLDSLLHDENLHYNMMLEPGDMQFVNNYTILHSRTQYEDYEEPERKRHLLRLWLTMPNGREISPEFAMFIDENTGKSGRGGVPQRKTTSGGIVETLK from the coding sequence ATGTCAACCATTTTAAAGAAAAAAGTTAAAGGGCAAGTAGCGTGGAAAGGCACTGACCTGGCTAAAGATGATTCATGGGTTTATTATTTGTCTGAAAAAACGATTGCCTCTCTTGAGAACGCTTTAGTTCATGTTAAACAAAAGGGTTTAAAAGCACCTGATTTTAACAAAGAGGATTTTCCGATTCCTGATATATATGAAGAAATCGTTTACTTTGTTGAAGAGCTGGAGAATGGGAGAGGGTTCCTATTAATTCGTGGATTACCTATTGATAGGTATACAGATGAAGAAGCAAGCATCATTTACTGGGGTCTCGGACTTCACATGGGCATTCCGGTATCGCAAAACGCAAATGGTGACCTCTTAGGGCACGTCAAAGATCAAGGTTTTAGCTTAGAAAATTCTAATGTACGTGGTTACCAAACGAAACTGCATCTTCCATTTCATGCTGATGGATCTGATGTTGTTGGATTATTAAGCCTGCGAAAAGGGAAATCTGGAGGTCACAGCAGTATCATCAGTTCGATGACTGTTTACAATGAAATTCTGGAGAAGAACCCGGAATATTTAGGAGTTCTCTGTCGTCCATTTTCCTTTGATCGTCGTGGAGAGGAAGCGCCGGGAGAACCTCCAGTATTTACATCATCAATCTTTAATTATTATGAAGGTAAACTGAGCTGTAGATATGTCCGTTTATTTATCGAATCAGCACAAGCAAAAACAGGCATCCAATTATCAAAAGTGGAAATTGAAGCATTAGACTTACTGGATTCCCTCCTTCATGATGAGAATTTACATTATAACATGATGCTGGAGCCAGGGGATATGCAGTTCGTCAATAATTATACGATTCTGCACTCACGTACTCAATACGAAGACTATGAAGAGCCGGAACGCAAACGACATCTTTTAAGATTGTGGCTCACAATGCCAAATGGTCGGGAAATTTCCCCGGAATTCGCGATGTTTATTGATGAGAATACGGGTAAATCAGGTCGCGGCGGCGTACCACAACGTAAAACAACATCTGGCGGTATTGTAGAAACCCTGAAGTGA
- a CDS encoding long-chain-fatty-acid--CoA ligase has protein sequence MSYNLNENLKRSASNFPESIAYIYGDKSVTYQELNQKVDQLAAGLYVQGIRKGDGVALILGNSPEFLIAYYGILRLGAFVVPINPFYTQGEINYLLDNCQAKAVITHVSLESKLSEVKKQLENLKLVVYTEAENQETTWEHLMETSTSFNTYGSPYIDDEDLAVILYTSGTTGKPKGAMLTHRNLVSNADSISKLLEFDIKDRVIAVLPMFHVFCMTVCLNAPIACGATVLIQPKFSPHDVVSTIREKKATVFAGVPTMYSFIYQLPEAIAEDCQSIRMCISGGASISAELLHKFENKFNVSILEGYGLSETAPLVAINPLKGTRKPGSIGLNIPAVQSKVVDEFGKELPRGEVGELVVQGPNVMKGYLGMPETTSAAFNEGWFYTGDLATMDEEGYIYIVDRKKDIIIVGGYNVYPREVEEVLYQHTAVVEAAVIGVPDAEYGESVKAFVVVKDDQITMNDIIQFCQDKLVKYKLPKRVEFFKELPKSSTGKILRRELRELTEVK, from the coding sequence ATGAGTTATAACTTAAACGAAAATCTAAAAAGAAGCGCAAGTAATTTCCCAGAAAGTATCGCTTATATCTATGGAGATAAAAGTGTTACTTATCAAGAACTTAATCAGAAGGTGGATCAATTGGCTGCTGGTCTGTATGTACAAGGAATCAGGAAGGGAGATGGAGTGGCTCTTATTTTAGGAAATAGCCCTGAATTTCTCATTGCGTACTACGGTATTTTACGGCTTGGTGCATTTGTTGTTCCGATCAATCCTTTTTATACCCAAGGGGAAATCAATTACTTATTAGACAATTGTCAAGCCAAAGCGGTCATTACTCATGTATCTTTAGAATCGAAGTTATCAGAAGTAAAAAAGCAATTGGAAAATCTGAAGCTTGTGGTTTATACCGAAGCTGAGAATCAGGAAACGACATGGGAGCATCTCATGGAAACAAGCACAAGCTTTAATACTTATGGAAGCCCTTACATTGATGATGAAGATCTTGCAGTCATTCTATACACATCAGGAACAACCGGGAAACCAAAGGGTGCAATGTTAACGCATCGGAACTTGGTTTCAAATGCGGACTCCATTTCAAAATTATTAGAATTCGATATTAAAGATCGTGTCATAGCAGTTCTGCCAATGTTCCATGTATTCTGTATGACTGTTTGTCTGAATGCGCCAATTGCTTGTGGGGCTACAGTCCTGATCCAGCCTAAATTCAGCCCTCATGACGTGGTCAGCACCATTCGAGAAAAAAAGGCAACCGTGTTTGCTGGAGTACCTACGATGTACAGTTTTATCTATCAATTGCCTGAAGCGATTGCGGAGGATTGCCAATCTATTCGCATGTGTATCTCTGGAGGTGCCTCGATTTCGGCAGAGCTGCTGCATAAATTTGAAAACAAGTTTAATGTTTCTATCTTGGAAGGATATGGGCTTTCGGAAACTGCTCCTCTCGTCGCTATTAATCCTTTAAAAGGAACTCGCAAGCCAGGTTCTATCGGCTTGAATATTCCAGCTGTCCAAAGCAAAGTTGTAGATGAGTTCGGAAAAGAATTGCCGCGAGGAGAAGTCGGAGAATTAGTTGTTCAAGGGCCAAATGTAATGAAGGGATATTTGGGGATGCCGGAAACTACTTCAGCTGCTTTTAATGAGGGATGGTTTTACACTGGTGATCTCGCAACAATGGATGAAGAAGGATACATCTACATTGTTGACCGCAAGAAGGACATTATTATTGTTGGAGGCTACAATGTATATCCTCGTGAAGTGGAGGAAGTCCTGTATCAACATACTGCTGTGGTAGAGGCAGCCGTAATCGGAGTTCCAGATGCGGAATACGGAGAAAGTGTTAAAGCTTTTGTCGTAGTTAAGGATGATCAGATCACCATGAATGACATTATCCAATTCTGTCAGGATAAGCTGGTGAAGTACAAACTTCCTAAACGAGTAGAATTTTTTAAAGAGCTGCCTAAGAGCTCAACAGGGAAGATTTTGCGCAGAGAGTTAAGAGAATTGACTGAAGTGAAGTAA
- a CDS encoding IS3 family transposase, whose amino-acid sequence MEKEVQDALSSKPQSVEDQLRKAEARIKFLEAENDFLKKQVRKAGVENEIILIATEKFYLIERTIRINQLKKAVSYLCKLAGVSRSSYYDWLKAASTRELCQKQDDLDIELIKNIFLSKKEKVGANQIKMVMENDYSAVMNHKKIRRLMAKATKEHHTCPTF is encoded by the coding sequence GTGGAAAAGGAAGTACAGGACGCCCTTTCTTCCAAGCCACAGTCTGTAGAGGATCAACTTAGGAAGGCCGAAGCGAGAATCAAATTCCTTGAAGCAGAAAATGACTTTCTAAAAAAGCAAGTTAGAAAGGCGGGCGTTGAAAATGAAATAATTCTAATTGCAACTGAGAAGTTCTATCTGATTGAAAGAACGATCAGGATAAACCAGTTAAAGAAGGCTGTTTCCTATCTATGCAAATTGGCTGGTGTAAGTCGAAGTAGCTACTACGATTGGTTAAAGGCAGCTTCAACCCGTGAGCTATGCCAGAAACAGGATGATTTGGACATAGAATTAATTAAAAATATATTCCTCAGTAAAAAGGAAAAAGTAGGAGCCAACCAAATCAAAATGGTTATGGAAAATGATTATTCGGCCGTCATGAATCATAAGAAAATCAGACGGTTGATGGCTAAGGCAACCAAGGAGCACCATACTTGTCCAACATTCTAA
- a CDS encoding ABC transporter permease yields the protein MNNFWIVLSHTYLSKLKTKSFIISTIIMMALILVLTNISNLIDKFDSDDQEKVAVIDQTEDSLFDSYKNAVTGVNDDLSIISAQDEKEAEKMVSAEEIVGYLLIEKDDSLGFKGTYKANQISDSAVSNDLLLALTQLKGQITAKELNLTGQQIAQLNTPPAFDTIALQKNAKTEEDLNQARGLVYVLLFVIYFGVLMYATMIAMEVATEKTSRVMEILISSVPPVTQMFAKIMGVALLSLTQMILFFGVGYFSIKQNLTGMDEGFFSFFGFGSTDISTIIYAIIFALLGYFLYATLAACLGSVVSKIEDVQQMISPMTMLVVIAFMIAMFGLGNPSASYITITSFIPFFTPMIMFLRVGMLEVQFWEIAISIAVLILTIVLLGIIGAKIYRGGVLMYGSSKSLKSIKNALQLSKKN from the coding sequence ATGAATAACTTTTGGATTGTCCTTTCCCATACATATCTATCAAAATTAAAAACGAAATCCTTTATCATTTCTACAATCATTATGATGGCCCTAATTCTAGTCCTTACGAATATTTCGAATCTTATTGATAAATTTGACAGTGATGATCAGGAAAAGGTTGCCGTCATCGATCAGACTGAAGATAGCTTATTTGATTCTTATAAAAATGCGGTTACAGGTGTGAACGATGACCTATCGATCATTTCCGCCCAGGATGAAAAGGAAGCGGAGAAAATGGTCAGCGCAGAAGAAATCGTTGGGTATCTGTTAATCGAAAAGGATGACAGCCTAGGTTTCAAGGGAACGTATAAAGCGAATCAAATTTCAGATTCTGCAGTAAGTAACGATTTGCTTTTAGCGCTTACCCAATTGAAGGGTCAAATAACTGCGAAGGAATTGAATTTGACAGGGCAGCAAATCGCTCAATTGAATACGCCGCCAGCATTTGATACCATTGCGCTTCAGAAAAATGCAAAAACGGAAGAGGATCTTAATCAAGCACGAGGTCTCGTGTATGTGCTCCTATTTGTCATCTACTTCGGTGTGTTGATGTATGCAACAATGATTGCAATGGAAGTGGCTACTGAGAAAACATCCCGAGTCATGGAAATCCTGATTTCAAGTGTTCCGCCAGTCACACAGATGTTTGCCAAAATAATGGGTGTTGCTTTACTTAGTCTTACGCAAATGATTTTATTTTTTGGAGTGGGCTATTTCTCGATTAAACAAAACTTGACAGGTATGGATGAAGGATTCTTTTCATTTTTCGGTTTCGGCAGCACCGATATCTCAACGATCATATATGCAATCATTTTCGCTTTGCTTGGTTATTTTCTGTACGCGACTCTTGCGGCATGCCTTGGGTCCGTTGTCAGCAAAATTGAAGATGTCCAGCAAATGATTTCACCGATGACCATGTTAGTCGTCATTGCCTTCATGATTGCGATGTTTGGACTAGGGAATCCGTCAGCGAGTTATATTACGATTACATCATTCATTCCATTTTTCACGCCTATGATCATGTTCTTGCGCGTAGGGATGCTTGAAGTTCAGTTCTGGGAAATCGCTATCAGCATTGCTGTGTTAATCTTAACCATTGTTTTACTAGGAATAATCGGAGCAAAAATCTATCGTGGTGGAGTCTTGATGTACGGAAGCTCAAAATCATTGAAAAGCATCAAGAATGCATTACAATTATCAAAGAAAAATTAA
- a CDS encoding ABC transporter ATP-binding protein: MSLQIKEVTKKFGDFTAVNQLDLTIPEKEMFGFLGGNGAGKTTTFRMILGLLDPTEGEVIWDGKKIDYTTSSLIGYLPEERGLYPKLKVRDQIVYLARLRGMNKKDALKELEYWLDRFMVPEYIDKRVEELSKGNQQKIQLIASMIHKPELLILDEPFSGLDPVNVEILKKAVIDLRDSGTTIVFSSHRMEHVEEMCEHLCIMHKGSPVVAGKLKEIKRSFGKKNVSIKADFDLSFLDTYSGVTKVKNTMEGKILQVTGEDVAENMIRDLVPRGFVRKFELEEPSLTDIFIEKVGAVYE; encoded by the coding sequence TTGTCTTTACAAATCAAAGAAGTTACGAAAAAATTCGGGGATTTCACTGCTGTCAACCAGCTTGATTTAACTATCCCCGAAAAAGAAATGTTCGGTTTTTTAGGGGGAAACGGAGCGGGTAAAACGACCACGTTCAGGATGATACTCGGACTGCTTGACCCTACTGAAGGGGAAGTTATATGGGATGGTAAGAAAATCGATTATACGACCAGTTCATTGATTGGCTATCTTCCTGAGGAACGCGGACTATATCCAAAACTGAAGGTCCGCGATCAAATTGTGTATTTGGCAAGATTAAGAGGGATGAACAAAAAGGATGCTTTGAAAGAGTTGGAGTATTGGCTAGACCGCTTTATGGTACCCGAGTATATCGATAAGCGAGTTGAAGAGCTTTCAAAGGGAAATCAGCAAAAAATCCAGCTGATCGCCTCCATGATCCATAAACCTGAATTACTTATCCTTGACGAACCCTTCAGCGGACTGGATCCGGTGAATGTGGAAATACTGAAGAAAGCTGTCATCGACTTAAGGGACAGCGGCACGACGATCGTTTTCTCGAGTCATCGCATGGAGCATGTTGAGGAGATGTGTGAGCATCTTTGCATCATGCATAAAGGTTCCCCTGTTGTGGCAGGAAAATTAAAAGAAATTAAGCGTTCTTTTGGTAAAAAGAATGTATCAATTAAAGCTGATTTTGACTTATCTTTCTTGGATACTTATTCAGGTGTAACAAAAGTTAAGAACACGATGGAAGGGAAAATTCTTCAAGTCACAGGTGAAGATGTTGCTGAGAATATGATTCGTGATCTTGTTCCAAGAGGTTTCGTCCGGAAGTTCGAATTGGAAGAACCATCGCTGACGGATATTTTCATTGAAAAAGTAGGTGCCGTCTATGAATAA
- a CDS encoding DeoR/GlpR family DNA-binding transcription regulator, whose product MLVAQRHQKIVELVNERSSIRVTELSEIFSVTEETIRRDLEKLEKETKLIRSHGGAVSLQEDDSEIHFSERVITNVNEKKVIAYEAAKRVVEGDRIILDASTTAWYMSKALPNIPLTVITNSTKVVMELSKKEKIEVISTGGRLLSKSLSFVGPIAEKSLTMYHVNKTFLSCKGIHLEEGLSDSNEGQALLKKKMIERSDAVILMVDSSKFGKKAFSLIVPPSEVDEVITDVEIDEASRQFLEKRKVKVTIVK is encoded by the coding sequence ATGCTTGTAGCTCAAAGACACCAAAAAATTGTCGAACTCGTAAATGAACGTTCGAGTATTCGTGTTACAGAATTAAGTGAAATCTTTTCAGTTACAGAGGAAACAATCCGACGTGATCTCGAAAAGCTTGAGAAAGAAACAAAACTAATACGCAGCCACGGCGGTGCCGTTAGTCTGCAAGAAGATGATTCGGAAATCCATTTTTCCGAAAGAGTGATAACAAATGTCAACGAAAAAAAAGTGATAGCATATGAAGCGGCAAAGCGGGTAGTGGAAGGTGACAGGATTATTTTAGATGCAAGTACAACTGCCTGGTATATGTCAAAAGCCTTACCAAACATACCGCTAACGGTAATTACCAATTCCACCAAAGTGGTTATGGAATTGAGTAAAAAAGAAAAAATAGAGGTTATTTCAACCGGGGGAAGATTGCTGTCAAAGTCTTTATCATTTGTTGGTCCGATAGCAGAGAAATCATTAACGATGTATCATGTCAACAAAACGTTTTTGTCTTGCAAGGGGATTCACTTAGAAGAAGGACTCAGTGATTCTAATGAAGGGCAGGCTCTATTAAAAAAGAAAATGATCGAAAGGTCGGATGCAGTGATCCTGATGGTGGATTCCTCAAAGTTTGGAAAAAAGGCGTTTTCATTAATCGTACCGCCTAGTGAAGTGGATGAGGTCATTACGGATGTAGAAATCGATGAAGCATCAAGACAATTTCTAGAAAAAAGAAAGGTAAAAGTAACGATTGTAAAATAA